GTGACATCCCatttattataaatgttatCCGACACACTTATCACACAACTGCCTATTAAAACTCTACACCCACTTGTGCCCACATGTGCATGACATCAAGTCGGACACAGATCTAAAGCACTGTTTGGCAGGAAAGTGGTCGACCTCAAAGGATCAATTATCCAATTATCCTCCCCTCCCTTGTGTTTATACTGAATTTCCCACGTCTCTTCGCCGTGTCCTCTTTGTCTCCCTGCAGGAAACATTCCAGCTTTATTCCTGTTTTTTGACGTCCTCTGTTTCTGGATTACACCGCCTTTGTCCAGCCCTTGTGATTTGTTTGCCTGATCTTTGTGTACCGACCTGTTTTAAAAGCAAGTAAACCTTGATTTTTAAGAAAATCCCTATTTTGGGAGAGACTTTTAAGTCGTGGCGATCCTTCTTCTTCCTGCCAACCTTCTGGACCCGCCACCGACCTCAGCACCGGGAAAGTTGGAGGCTCTACTAGGGTGAAATCTTAAGTTCTCATTAGTGCTGTTTGAACATGGATGATAGTTTCACAACAATGTTACCCAAGAGGTTTCATTACAGAGGGTGAAGAAGGAAGTCGGAGAATGTGAGTAACACTTGAACTGAACACCTGTGCCTCAGCAGTCGTGGTtgtttaatgtaaaacaaattataCGCCGGATTAATTTACTGCACATTGAGCTGGAGAGCATCTGGATCCACTGAGGATGTTGTGGGAGACAATCCCTGCAATCCAGTTTGTTTCTAGAGCTGCCGACTGCGAGGAAAAGGTCACAAGTCTTTACTGAAAtgctaaaaataacaacatgcaAAATTCAAAATCTTTTGTTCAGGACTCAACTTGTATGATTTAACATTTGTAcccaaacacaaagagaaagagccTTTAGGTCCAAAAGGTCGCTGACTGAGTTCAGCAGACACTAGTCATGGAGGGAGGTCATTCTCGTTGCCAAAGCTCTAATCAGCTCTGACGCTGTGTGTGGAGGACAGGaggggtgtgggtgggtgaagctgaaaacatgaggGCAATTAAATAAACAGAGAGAAGGACAGTGATGGATTGGAAAGGAAAAACAGGATCATACTGAGGTTGATCAACTTGAGCTGAGACTCGGGGGGAGTTGACCTTTGTGTGAAATTACTTTCATCAGTAAATAGTATGAAACTGTGAgggtcactttgtttattcagccatgaacACAACGAGAGTTTGCttagttagtttgttttttcttactACATAGAGcgactttaaaaagtttaaCAGGAACTGATTATTCCCTCATATCAGACAACAATGAGCCAATCTGTCAGCTGTAATGAGCCGGACCTCGGTGAAATATTTGGGAGCTTTGTGGGTAAACACACTGCAGGAACATCAAACAGTCAACCGAGGCAGCCGCCTGACGTGTGACGAAAAAGGCGGTAGGACAAATACAAATACCAAAGACATGACCTGCTACCCCATGGCTGTAGTTGGGTCCTGTAACGCTGCTCTGTGggttaaagaaaagaaactgtGCCCTGCAGCCCACATTGCTGCCAAATCAGATAAGGCTGGCGgggaagatttaaaaaaaggaaatgtttgtgaAGTACTTCAGGCCACAAAAATCATACTGTATTCACACATCTGTTGTCAGAACGAAATAAATACTTTCATAATGAACAACAACTAAACtaaatgtagttttgaagaagaaattcaaactaatTGCTGAGTCACCGATGTGGACTCTCTATGACAGTAAGCTTTCAGGGCAGAGGCAGACGAGGCAGACGAGGCAGACCTCTCCAAGGATTCAAAATGTCCTCTTTGTCTCCCTGCAGGAAACATTCCAGTTTTATTCCTGTTTTTTGACGTCCTCTGTTTCTGGATTACACCGCCTTTGTCCAGCCCTTGTGATTTGTTTGCCTGATCTTTGTGTACCGACCTGTTTTAAAAGCAAGTAAACCTTGATTTTTAAGAAAATCCCTGGACTGTCTCTGAGTCGTGCTTACTGGGCTCAGCCTGTGTGTGAGGATCCACTCTCAGTGGAGTCATAAATGAATTGTACTCCTACATTCGTACACACTAACGAAGGCCGGTTGGCTGAAAACGTTGTGTACTGCCagcaaaaactgttttttatgcttttactAGAAGTGAACTGAGGACTGAGGATGGTTTGCATGTAAGCAAACTTGGGTATAGCACGGTAACCTTATATGCAAACAACAGAATTTGTTTTGCAATCCTTTATTTTTGGAGAGACTTTTAAGTCGTGGCGATCCTTCTTCTTCCTGCCAACCTTCTGGACCCGCCACCGACCTCAGCACCGGGAAAGTTGGAGGCTCAACTAGGGTGAAATCTCAAGTTCTCATTAGTGCTGTTTGAACATGGATGATAGTTTCACAACAATGTTACCCAAGAGGTTTCATTACAGAGGGTGAAGAAGGAAGTCGGAGAATGTGAGTAACACTTGAACTGAACACCTGTGCCTCAGCAGTCGTGGTtgtttaatgtaaaacaaattataCGCCGGATTAATTTACTGCACATTGAGCTGGAGAGCATCTGGATCCACTGAGGGTGTCGTGGGAGACAATCCCTCCAATCCAATTCGTTTCTAGAGCTGCCGACTGCGAGGAAAAGGTCACAAGTCTTTACTGAAAtgctaaaaataacaaaattcaAAATCTTTTGTTCAGGACTCAACTTGTATGATTTAACATTTGTaaccaaacacaaagagaaagagccTTTAGGTCCAAAAGGTCGCTGACTGAGTTCAGCAGACACTAGTTATGGAGGGAGGTCATTCTCGTTGCCAAAGCTCTAATCAGCCCTGACCCTGTGTGTGGAGGACAGGAGGGGTATGGGTGggtgaagctgaaaacatgaggGCAATTAAATAAACAGAGTCTTCCAGGAAGCAATGGGGACATCACTGATGCCCTCATCACGTACAGCAAACAGAACATGCGCcaaccctccacctcctgtgaGGCACCGTGGTTCACACGGCCTCACGCCTGCACAGTAGATCTGTAGCAGATTGTTTTGCAAGCAAGAGGAAGATGCGTCATATCCATGTTAATatataaaagtgaaaatcaatGTGATAACGCTATGACGACGGTGAAGGCGAGGtgtgcgtctctctctctctatctgacTGTTTTTTCTAAGTCAGAGAGGCAGATCCCAGATCCTGACACGTAAATGTGACGTCTGTTGGAATAAAAAAGCACCAAGGTCGTTTTTACACAGTGATTTCTGATCATCTAAGTAATAAAATTAACAATCAtggagacaaataattaaaaagtctgcaaatcaagataagaaactgcaactggcagtgagcctgctttcttttcttttagcagtgaagtgataaACTCCATGACAACATCGtaaaatatgatattgtataaaataacattacatggttaaaaagtaaaagttgcAGTAGGCTACTTTTATAAATATGCACCAtatatagtttgtattattattatcatcattattattgttattattactgtttttctgcatattcttgactttgaatgggagcagctgtaacaaaagCAATGTCCCGTCGGGGATTAATGaagtgtttctgattctgattaatatatGATGCAGTCAGTTGCCCATATTTAAGTCGACAGTGTGGTAGACAGACGTCACATTTACAcgtcaggatctggttattatcactgatcactgatttACAAGTCACTTTGAGGTTGATGAACTTAGGCTGAGACTCGGGGGGGAGTTGACCTTTGTGTGATATTACTTCCATcagtaaacagtatgaaactgtgagggtcactttgtttattcagccatcAAACAGTCAACCGAGGCAGCCGCCTGACGTGTGACGAAAAAGGCGGTAGGACAAATACAAATACCAAAGACATGACCTGCTACCCCGTGGCTGTAGTTGGGTCCTGTAACGCTGCtctgtgggttgaagtgtgggacatttctctgttATTGGATGAGTGATGGATCAATACTACCTCTGCGGGCTGATCAAAGGTGGAAAAGAAACTGTCCCCTGCAGCCACATTGCTGCCAAATCAGATAAGGCTGGCGGGGAAgatgaaaaaagtaaatgtttgtgaAGTACTTCAGGCCACAAAAATCATACTGTATTCACACATCTGTTGTCAGAATGTAATAAATACTTTCATAATGAACAACAACTAAACTAAAcgtagttttgaagaagaaattcaaactaatTCTCTGTATGACAGTAAGCTTTCAGGGCCGAGGCAGACGAGGCAGACGAGGCAGACCTCTCCAAGGattcaaaatgttacatgtCATATTCTGGATATTTGCATGTAAAGCAGTATCATATTtctaaaaagagaaagacacagTTCAGGCTGTAACCCACAGCCTCGTAGCAGAATAACTGTACGTCTGTTTTTTATTGCTGTAATGACTCCTGAGTCGTGAGAATGTAATCCTCATGTGCTCTGCACTGCATGCAGCACTGATGGAGAGATAATGAGCTGATCTAAACACCAAGGAACCGTTAATTTCTTCACACAGCCACGTTTATTGTCCTGTTAGCAAACATGTGTCATGGTATGACACACAAAGCGACCGCACGCAAAGAAAGTCAGGAAGCATAAACAGACTCCACCAGCAGAGATTCCTTGTGTTACAGCAGACAGTATTCGTTTGACCTGtggtgttttaaaatgtcatttatcaTGAACAGGTCCATTTTCTCACTCTGACAAAAGCAGGCTGGTAACTTTCCATCCACTCGGCTCAGGAGATCAACTCATAGGTCACATGACATGTCTTGCCTTGTCTCTGCACCTGCTGGTGATCACCAGGCTTTGAGTAGGTGGTTCGAGAGCCGACACCAGGACAAACACCCTGTGTCAGCCTCTGTGACCAAACACACCTGAAGGGACACGACGTAGCTTAGAGAGAGAGTTTGAagatctttgtttgttttcatgactgattgaactgaataaacaaactgaccttaaagaacaacacagtttcatactgttttactttgttcatatgtggcggaccctgccaccttttctagcttcaaacagtgctctgggaccttattttcctctgagaacagctcgtttattcactttatgggaaacagtttgtattattacctcccCATTTACATGACAGTAACAAAGCTGACATAACTTCAATTCACCCTCGACTCCTTTGTAAAGGCGTCAcgcatccattcatccattcatccaccatcacacacacacaagcagataACATCACTCGGTGTTTCCTCTGTCTGATTCATTAGCTTACAGACACACCCTGAGAGATAACTGTTTAcattgctttgttgttttttgggcATAACTTCAAcctcaagttcaagttcaagttcaagtctTTAGGTCGTTTCATTCCAGAGTTATGATATCGAGATTCACCCTTGTTTTAAATAGACACATCTTTATTGTCCTAACAGCGATACGTGTGTTAGGTTTGAGTTTTCAGTGGACCTGAAtgcagagaccagagaccagagacagaACTGCAGGGAGGAAAAAGGTTTATTGGGGCTGGTTTGCAGGTCGGAGGACGGGCAGGCAGGAAGCTGAGCGGAGGAGCGCTGGAGATTCACTGAAGGGCCAAACAAACAAGCGTTCCTGACACAGCAccgaggtcagaggtcagctctCTCAAAGGACGACGGGCAAACAGTGAGAACAGCTCTTTAACATGTAtcagcagcgtgtgtgtgtctgaatgagtgtgtgtctgcacccCGACACACCGTCACAGCAGTTCATGTTTTCtataaacaaaaactgagagaaaagatcgtgtgcacacactgttttcttcctcttcttctcctccagtcACATTTTCCACACTTTCCTGTCAGGTTTTCATTCTTCCTACCAAGTTTACTCTCTTTAATTGAGGCTGTGTGAGAGCAAGGTCGCATTAAAACACAGcggtgaaaacacaaacatggcttAACATGTTGGATtagcagctgtcaatcatcctCTCCTCTGGCCTCTGTGTGGAGTTTCAAAAGTCTTTTACACTGGACAAGAAAAGCCACTAACATCTGCCAACGTCTGACTTTTGTGTACAGTCGGTGAACTGACCCTGCAGCAGCCGTGGGTATTTCTCTCCCCCGGCTCAGCTCGGCTGTgacacagtaaacacaacagTTCACTGTGTGTTCTTTGTGAAAGTAGCAGCACTGAGGTGAAGTCCTCTGACGGGCTGCTCTCATCTGTGCCAATCATGAGTGTGCTGTGACCTCCTGGTCATGTGGCTGCGGCAGCCACACAGCTGCTGTGAGTCGTGGCCTGTCTGCTCTGAAAGGTTATCGACTGCCTTTCTCTCCAGACAACACTTCACCTTCCCACCCAAGAGGGTTGTTTCCTGACTGAATGTTCAGAGGTTGGCATGgcaagaggagaaaaacataAGGAAGAGGCAGAAGCAggaaggagaaaacaaaaggaggaagtgaaacTAACACACATTCTCACAAAGAAACAGATTCCTGGGCAAAGGTCGGGGAAATAAAGATGAACTGATGAGGATCCTAGATGACTTCTGATTTTCAGCCCAACACTGGCGGTAGCACCCAAAGGTTTGTCTTCAGGTCAACGTTGTGGAAAAATGAGCACAGGCCTCCAGAGTGCAGgaggattttttaaaagactTTCCAGGAAGTCACAAACTGTAAAAGTTGCAAATTAAGTCCTTAAATCTCTCTGTAtgcagtgatggagagagagagagctgatcTAAACAGCAGCCACATGTCTATTGTCCTGTTAGCAAACATGTGTCACGAAGCGACCGCATTCAAAGAAAGGCATGAAGccaaaagcagcagcagagcttccAGCCTCCTCATCAGCATCACTGCACCGTCCACATTGTGTTTCATAAACCTTCTCCTACACTACACAACAGCCTCTATTGTTCTTTTGGGTCTCTCACCTCCAGACCACCAagcttttacttgtaacagagtcaCATCTTGTGCATGACTCCTGCAGCAGGGTGGGGCCGCTGAGTGCCAGTGCAGCCTGCAGCATGCAGACAAACAGGTCCCTGCAGGGGCATTTGTGTTACAGTAGACAGTATTTGTTAGACCTGtggtgttttaaaatgtcatatgTCATAAACAGGTCCATTTTCTCACTCTGACAAAAGCAGGCTGGTAACTTTCCATCCACTCGGCTCAGGAGATCACCTCATAGGTCACATGACATGTCTTGCCTTGTCTCTGCTCACAGCTGGTGATCATCAGGCTTTGAGTAGGTGGTTCGAGAGCCGACACCAGGACAAACACCCTGTGTCAGCCTCTGTGACCAAACACACCTGAAGGGACACTACGTAGCTTAGAGAGAGAGTCTGAAGTTTGTcttattatctcattaatattgtaaatatcaaaattctgagtttgaatttcttcttccaAGCTTCACAGTGATCCTTTTAAAAAGGCCTCGCTGTTTACATGACAGCTGACATCACCTCAATTCACCCTCGACTCCTTTGTGAagtcatcatccatccatccatcatcacaCCCAGACAAGCAGATAACAGCACTTGGTGTTTCCTCTGTCTGATTCATACAGCAGAGAACAGGTTTTTCCAGCCAGCAGGAAATGCTGACAGCAAACACAACCACATGCAAAGAAaggtgtttcctctgtgtgatTTATAAAAAGGCCTCGATGTTTACATGACATGCACTTCCCTTGATAAAACAGGTTGATGGATGTTTTCCTTGAGCATAATCGACATAATCTGTCAGTAAGCCCAAACACAACATGCAGAGAAAGGCTGAGGCTTTAGCAGACACATGCCTGCAGCTACTTGTTTACACAGGCTGAGTGTTACGCTACTGAAGGACGGTGGATTGTAAAATCAGCCGTCCTGCAGTTAAACGACACCAGAAACAGCATGAAACAGATCGTGTTGTCTTACAgcagctcgtgtgtgtgtgggacgaTTACTGAGGTGAACTCTACAAGTGGTGaactaatgaaaataaacacatgcagTGTTGTAGAGACACTTTCCCTGATGCAGACTCATGAGCCGCCACAGATAGTTGAGACAACAAAAGGTCAATATCAGCCAAATCAATGAGCCTCTGTTGGACTCTGCTGTGTCTTGTAGTGTTTAAGTTTAtagagaagaacaaaaaaactgtcaaactcCTCTCGTGTGGTCACGTTTGGACAATAAAGCAGATTCTGAGAGAATAAACTGGAAAAAGTGGAGACTTCACACACATCTGGACTCTGTTGCTGCCCTGGCAAGAAGGAGATTTCTCACTCGTGACTCACTAACATAACTGCAGCTTCTCTTTAATTGATATTTTCATGACTGTCGTACAAAACATAGAAGGAGTGCACCAGATGTATCCAAAAATAACCTCCAATAACCTCTCAGCTGCCAAACAACTAACATCTGTTGGTCACACTAAATATCAAACGAGGGGAATCTCTGCAGTATCAGAGGATATTTCCAGTTGAGATACCTCAGAGCATTGTAACTGTAGCTcctgtttttttgcagaatgacaaagttttttgtttttttaaatatgttttttattgagCATCAACACTGGAagcatttacaaaaacatacaaaagaGCGGAAGTGCAAtgctcacttttttttaacaatcccTTTGGTCCACCTGAGCCTCAGGTAAGAAACTAAACAGAGACGGGAAAGCACAACGTACGAAGAGGTAGGGAAATATGGAGAAGACTGGAGTAAATCTGgccttttttaaattcaaaaaatctaaataaataagtgaaaataCAGTTGTTGGGTGGGGGTGGAGATTTGGATCCATTATTACATCATAATCTTCTTGTAAGGTGTCAAATGTTCTGGAGCAAAAGTTCATCATTTCTGGGCACGACCAGAACACATGTAGGTCTGCAGGGGACTGGCCACATCTGGTACGGACATCGTGAACAGTGGAGAACCGAAGAAGGGACCGGATCGAGCGTGTTGCCccaaaatcttattttttatcttattgAGTCAAATTCTGGACTTTAGGACCCCCATTGGTTTGAGGACCAGCAGAATTCCCATTAGTCAGAAGTCCCATCTCCACATCTGTCGGGGGTCGTCCACCATCAGGTCCAGGTGACACgttttgtttgaatttcatCCGTGGCCGCCGTACTAAAAAGAAGCAAAGAGCCCAAGGCACAGACATCACAGCTGCTGTGATGATGACACTGACAATAACAACGATCCAAGTATCCATCCTCTCTCCAGTGGTTCCCTGATCAGccacagagggaaacaaagagagaattAAACTCAGAGCTGACAccacaacactgacacaaacaggACAGGTAATAAACCTGGAATAATGCACAACTCTTATCTTATTTCAAAGCTACTTAAGggaaacttaaaaatgtgatgattttaaaGCAAGTTCTGCAGTTTGAAGGAGCGGCCTTTTCTTTTATGACATTAGCTGAGGCGTCTTATCAGTTCATGACTGCATGTCACTGGAGGGTGAATTGCTCTGTAAACATAACGGAGCTGCTACCTGACACATTTAATCTGCTTGTGAAACGACGTCACCCTGCGGCTGATGACGTCactccacacagaaacatttttgaaatgttgaCACGTGAGATTAATGATGACACGACGTGAGGAGAGATTTGATTTAGAGACAAACGCAGtcgggattttttttttttttttagacgaTTGAaatatgagatttaaaaaatcataaatactGTCTGACATAAAGTCGAAATTCataatttaacatatttatGACTTGTTGCCTCATAATCATGTGTTGCTATGAGGGCAGCGAGACATCCGGTCTGTTTTTGGAACAGCGTAAAAGGAAGAAGTTCACGATGCTGTTTATAAATAATGGAACCGTGTGCGTAATTACGCGCCCCGGCACTTTAACAAAAAGCGCTGCACCCGTGCCGAGAGTGAGCTGCTCCACTTACATTCAGCGGTGGCTGGTGGGTCGTCGGGACCAGGTGTCTCTTGTGGACCTTCAGCCTCGCAGCAGCAGGGACCCCCCGCGCCTTCCTGACGCCTTCACTGCGGACGGAGCAGAAGTAATCGCCCTCATCCTTGAGCTGCGCATGATCCCACATCAGTGACCAGTCTCCACCTGGGTCAGGTGAAAGTCTCACTCCCTCAAAACCGGTTCCGTATCTGACCTCTCCGCTGGACAGATTCTTCTCCAGCACCATGTGTCCGTCCTTCTCCCACCTCAGAGCCTCCACCTGTCCGCCTGCAGTGTCATAGTAGCACCTGAGCTTCACCGCTTCTCCCTCAGAGACCGATGAATCAGAGGCCACAACCACATCCAGCTGTATGCGGTCTGTGCTGCTGCCGCATGTAAACTCATACAGACCGGAATCCGTGTAGCGTGAGCGACTGAAGGCGAAGCAGGAGTTTAGGTCCAGCCGGTCTGTGAATCCTCCGCCAGGTCTGCAAACACCGTCCCGACGCGCAGCCACAAGCAGCGGGTTCCCCGTCCCGTCCTCTCGGTGCAGCTCGGCCGTCTCGTTCATCGGACAGTTCACAGGAAACTCAGCCGGGTCGTCCACAATCACCGCCAGAGATTCTGCACGAACACGGAGAATCATCGTCAGGACGATCCATGTAATGTGCGGGATAAAACTCATGGTCAGTCTCCTCTCGCTGCGCTCCAGGGAATGAATGGCTGCTCCGCTCCTCCTCTATTTACAGACGGGAGGAGGAGCGGAGCAGATTTGCATACAGATTTACATACAATCTTAAATACAAAAAGgaacaagaacagagaaaaaaacaagataaataaatgaaagacaGTAATAAGTAACATAATAACCATGCTCCCTGAAGAAAGCTAAAACATatattgtattgtcattagtatacatgttattcacagcatttatagcgtttacaaaagtaaaaaaatatgcaaaaacgcacactcatgcacacacacacacaacacacacacacacacacacacacacacacacacacacacacacacctgaggaggcagatggctcctcatcagactccagCACcgtgtctgtggctgctgtggaagtatctgactcctcagctccaaaatatttcagaagtgcccctgaatttacaattaagatacaatatgtaagttagatcacactcacatcacacatgcatcagttcCCCAATGAAAATGaccataatgcacattttattaacatttgtcaACATCCTATTAACTAAACATAACACACTACACATTACTCACAAAGCTTTATCACATGTAGCTTACAAAATGCCATGTTAATGTATATTAGAAGTTATTTAAGTTAGCATATAGCATATAGCATTAAACACTCCACCGTCAGGAGTCTGTGTGAATTTGCActtgtgttgcaaacacaaactagccCAGTTTGCCTGTGGATGAAATTAGTTGCATGACATGATGCCTCAATTCTAATAGTTGCtagttcagcaaaactaaaaaccttcTGTGGCTCAGTAGCAACATATAGGCTGTTTATTAgcctcttgctaatatgttTTATAAAACCGTCTGCACAGTGGTGCTTCGGTGTTTATGGCTTCGCCATGCGCATTTGTTTGGAAGCCGAAGTTCTTCCAAACTGCACTTCGCGCACCTGATCTGTCCGTAAGTTGCGGAGTGGTGACGGTTGCAGCAGCTGCcattctctccctgctcctctctctttctctcctttatcTCTCCCTGTGAACAAGCTTTTCTCCTGCTCCGTCTGTTGCTCCAGTAACTCGCTCGCTCCCCCACTCGCACTGACTTCCTCGCCTCGGCTCAAATTACTTTACgttttataaaatgaaatgaaaaaagtaccGGTCTCATCCAAGCGCAGTATAGTACCCTTTTAAATGCGTCGGTACCGCGGTACCAATTCAGTACCGGTATACCGTCCAAGCCTACATGTGACCTCTGAGTTGATCTCCTGAGCCGAGTGGATGGAAAGTTTCCCGGCCTGCTTTTGTCAGAGTGAGAAAATGGACCTGTTTATGAcatatgacattttaaaacaccaGAGGTCCAACAAATACTGTCTACTGTAACACAAATGCCCCTGCAGGGACCTGTTTGTCTGCATGCTGCAGGCTGCACTGGCACTCAGCGGCCCCACCCTGCTGCAGGAGTCATGCACAAGATGtgactctgttacaagtaaaagctTGGTGGTCTGGAGGTGAGGGACCCAAAAGAACAATAGAGGCTGTT
This is a stretch of genomic DNA from Pagrus major chromosome 10, Pma_NU_1.0. It encodes these proteins:
- the LOC141003777 gene encoding uncharacterized protein — encoded protein: MSFIPHITWIVLTMILRVRAESLAVIVDDPAEFPVNCPMNETAELHREDGTGNPLLVAARRDGVCRPGGGFTDRLDLNSCFAFSRSRYTDSGLYEFTCGSSTDRIQLDVVVASDSSVSEGEAVKLRCYYDTAGGQVEALRWEKDGHMVLEKNLSSGEVRYGTGFEGVRLSPDPGGDWSLMWDHAQLKDEGDYFCSVRSEGVRKARGVPAAARLKVHKRHLVPTTHQPPLNQTQRPPREEKGTGIWTVTGGAVAVFVAGGLAGFGLGWWIKSHRPNVSSGPGGEGPSAHLEMSLVKVENPAGSEDDVGPSRVHC